The Coffea arabica cultivar ET-39 chromosome 8e, Coffea Arabica ET-39 HiFi, whole genome shotgun sequence genome window below encodes:
- the LOC113705067 gene encoding CSC1-like protein At1g32090 isoform X3 has translation MAAVALVVLIPVNVSDGTLYSLNKDLVISNIDKLSISNVHSKSIKFFFHISMQYLFTFWTCYLLYKEYSRVASMRLRFLASQGRRAEQFTVLVRNIPHVSGRSTSDSVESFFRKNHPEHYLCHQAVYNANKFARLVQKRDRLQNWLDYNQLKFERNPEKRPRRKNCFLGLWGEKNDSIDFYKHQIKELDKKLTMERQKVLKDPKAIMPAAFVSFNSRWGAAVCAQTQQSKNPTLWLTKWAPEPRDIYWENLAIPFVSLTIRRFIISVAVFALIFFYMIPIAFVQSLANLEGLEKVAPFLTPVTELKFIKSFLQGFLPGLALKIFLFALPRALMIMSKVEGYVAKSTLERKAAAKYYYFMLVNVFLGSIIAGTAFQQLRAFLHESATQIPRTIGVSIPMKATFFITYIMVDGWAGIASEILRLKPLVKFHLKNMLIVKTERDRVKAMDPGSVDFPETLPSLQLYFLLGLVYAVVTPILLPFILVFFAFAYFVYRHQVINVYNQEYESAGAFWPHVHRCIIWSLLISQLLLMGLLSTKEALSSTPLIIVLPILTLAFHNYCKNRFEPAFRKYPLEEAMDKDLEDRPSESDVKLKSFLADAYLHPIFRSFEEVESVEVRVDKRRAHSPSPSRSSSSSSDDDSHHLEDEPSQEEDEPSQEEAVLPLHYEYEPPSDAYHYVAEVLSNVYEYGTEPYHN, from the exons GTTTTTTTTCCACATATCAATGCAATACCTGTTCACATTTTGGACGTGTTACTTGCTGTACAAGGAATATAGCCGGGTAGCATCAATGAGGTTAAGATTTTTGGCTTCACAAGGTAGAAGGGCTGAGCAATTCACA GTTCTTGTTAGGAATATACCACATGTTTCTGGTCGCTCCACATCAGATAGCGTCGAGAGCTTCTTCAGGAAAAACCACCCAGAACATTATCTGTGTCATCAG GCTGTCTATAATGCTAACAAGTTTGCAAGACTTGTCCAAAAGAGAGATAGACTTCAAAACTGGTTGGACTATAACCAGCTGAAGTTTGAAAGAAACCCAGAAAAGAGACCGAGAAGAAAG AATTGTTTCCTTGGACTTTGGGGAGAAAAAAATGACTCCATTGACTTCTATAAGCATCAAATAAAGGAGCTTGATAAAAAA TTGACAATGGAGCGTCAGAAAGTTCTCAAGGATCCAAAAGCTATCATGCCTGCTGCCTTTGTATCATTCAATTCGAGATGGGGTGCAGCTGTTTGTGCACAGACACAACAAAGCAAGAACCCAACACTGTGGTTAACAAAATGGGCTCCTGAACCCCGGGATATATACTGGGAAAATCTTGCAATCCCCTTTGTTTCTCTAACTATTCGTAGATTCATAATATCAGTAGCAGTCTTTGCTTTGATCTTCTTTTACATGATACCAATAGCATTTGTGCAATCCTTGGCGAACTTGGAGGGTTTGGAGAAGGTCGCTCCATTCCTTACGCCGGTGACCGAACT GAAATTTATCAAGTCTTTCCTTCAGGGTTTCCTTCCTGGTCTGGCACTTAAAATCTTCTTGTTTGCTCTTCCAAGAGCATTGATGATAATGTCAAAAGTTGAGGGATATGTAGCCAAATCAACATTAGAAAGGAAAGCAGCAGCCAAGTATTATTACTTTATGTTGGTTAATGTGTTCTTGGGAAGCATAATTGCAGGAACAGCTTTTCAGCAACTTCGTGCATTCCTTCACGAATCAGCTACACA GATTCCAAGAACCATTGGTGTGTCAATACCGATGAAGGCTACCTTTTTCATCACCTACATAATGGTTGATGGTTGGGCTGGCATTGCTAGTGAGATTTTAAGGTTGAAGCCTTTAGTCAAATTTCACCTTAAGAACATGCTCATTGTCAAAACTGAAAGAGACAGAGTGAAGGCGATGGACCCTGGGAGTGTAGATTTTCCTGAGACACTTCCAAGTCTTCAACTATACTTCTTGCTCGGACTGGTGTATGCTGTGGTCACTCCAATACTTCTTCCTTTTATATTGGTATTCTTTGCCTTTGCGTACTTCGTCTATCGTCATCAG GTAATCAATGTGTACAACCAAGAATATGAGAGTGCTGGTGCCTTTTGGCCACATGTTCATAGGTGTATCATTTGGAGCTTATTGATTTCTCAACTTCTTTTGATGGGTCTACTGAGCACCAAAGAGGCTTTAAGCTCTACTCCTTTGATCATTGTGTTACCTATATTGACATTAGCCTTCCACAATTACTGTAAGAATCGGTTTGAACCTGCATTCAGAAAGTATCCACTGGAG GAAGCGATGGATAAGGATTTAGAAGATCGCCCCTCTGAATCTGACGTCAAGTTAAAGTCTTTCTTGGCGGATGCTTACTTGCATCCTATATTCCGCTCTTTTGAAGAAGTTGAATCAGTGGAGGTTAGAGTTGACAAACGCCGCGCTCATAGTCCGAGTCCATCAAGAAGCAGTTCTTCCTCTTCAGACGACGACAGCCATCATCTTGAAGATGAGCCATCTCAAGAGGAAGATGAGCCATCTCAAGAGGAAGCAGTTCTTCCTCTTCACTATGAATATGAACCGCCTAGTGATGCGTATCACTACGTAGCTGAGGTATTGAGTAATGTTTACGAGTATGGAACAGAGCCGTACCATAATTAA